The sequence CATCCACTCGGTCATCAGGGCCTACTTTAAGAAGATATAGAGCAGCGCGAGGACGCCGAGGCCCATGCTGAGCACATAGTTGCGGACCCGGCCTGTCTGCAGCAGCGCGGTGAAATCGCCGGCTACCCGGGTCAGCGCGCCCGGCAGGTTCACGCCGATGCCGTCGATGAGGATCACGTCGAAGAGCTTCCACAGCACGTTGCCGAACCAGCGCGTGGGCCGCAGCAGGTAGCCTTCCACCAGCTCATCCAGGAAATATTTGTTCAGCAGGATGGTGTGGGCGCCAGGGAATCTGGCGGCCAGCCGTTCGGATTTTTCGGTCCCGTCCTTGTAGAGGGACCAGCCGAAGAATCCGAAGCCGACGGCGGCGGCCACGGAGATGCCCATGAGCAGCATCGCCGGACCTTCGTGGACCGAACCTGTTTCCGCTTCCGCGCGCCCGAAGGTGAGCGCAGGTTCGAGCCAATGCTCGATGGCGAAGGTCCCGCCCAGAACTTTCGGGATGCCCCAGAACCCTGCCGCCACGGCACCGGCCGCCAGCACCACCAGGGGCAAGGTCATCGTCGCCGGCGCTTCGTGGGCGTGCTCGAAGGCATGGGGATCCCGGGGCTCGCCCAGGAAAGCCAGGGCCATGAGCCGCGCCATGTAGAAGGCCGTGCAGCAGGCGGCAATGAGTCCGATGGCCCACAGGGCGGGGCTCTTCAGGAAGGCCAGGTAGAGGATTTCATCCTTGCTGAAGAAGCCCGAAAATCCAGGGATGCCCATGATGCACAGCGTGGCGATGAGCATGGTCCAGAAGGTGATGGGCAGTTTTTCCTTCAACCCGCCCATGCGGAACAGGTCCTGTTCGTGGTGCATGGCATGGATCACGGCTCCCGCGCCAAGGAAGAGCAGGGCCTTGAACCAAGCGTGGGTGAATACATGGAAGAAGCCGGCCGCGAACCCCGCGGAACCGAGCCCCAGGAACATGTAGCCCAGCTGTGAAACGGTGGAATATGCCAGTACCTTTTTGATGTCCCGCTGGACCAGTCCGATGGTGGCCGCGAGGAGCGCCGTCAGGCCGCCGATCCAGGCGATGGTGGTCATGGTGATGGGAGTCAGGCCGAACACCGGCGCCAGCCGGCAGATCATGTAGATGCCGCTGGTCACCATGGTCGCCGCATGGATCAAGGCGGAAACGGGCGTCGGGCCGGCCATGGCGTCCGGCAGCCAGAGGTAGAGCGGAATCTGCGCGGACTTGCCGGTGGCGCCCACGAACAACATGAGCGTGGCGAAGGTCAGCACGCCGAATCCCGCCTCTGCGTGCATGTGTCCGGCCTGGTTCAGGATGTCGCCGATGGTGAGCGTTCCGAACAGCGCGAACAGGGCCATCATGCCGATGGCCATCCCCATGTCGCCGGTCCGGTTGAAGAGGAAGGCCTTCAATCCCGCTGCGGGCGCGACTTCAGTTTCGAAGGCGTAGCCGATCAGCAGGTAGGAGCAGAGGCCCACGCCTTCCCATCCCACGAAGAGCAGGGGCAGCGAATTGCCGAGCACCAGCGTGAGCATGAAGAACACGAACAGGTTCAAGTAGCAGAAATAGCGCGCGTAGCCTTCCTCGTCGGCCATGTAGCCCACCGAATAGAGATGGATCAGCGCGCTGATGCCCGTCACCACCAGCATCATCGTCCCCGACAGGGGGTCGATGGTGAGGCCGAAGGGCACCGTCAAGGAGCCGGTGGCCATCCATGTTCCGTAGACGAGTTCCAGCCGCTGCCCCGGCGCAGCCTTCATGGCGAAGAACACCCAGAGCGCGAAGAGGAATGAGGCGGCCACGGTGCCCACGCCCACGATGGACACGGCCTTCTTACCGGCCTTCTTGCCGATGAGGCCGTTGAAGGCGGAGCCGAGGAGCGGAAGGATCGGGATGAGCCAGGCTATCTTCTGCATCAGGTTCTCATTGCCTCAGCGAATCCGCGCGATCGGCGTCGGTGGTTTTGCGGTGGCGGAAGAGGGCGATGACCAGCGCCAGGCCGATGGCGGCCTCGCAGGCGGCGACGCCCAGGATGAACAGATAGAAGACCGTGCCCGTCACATCCCCGCCGCGGAAGCGCGCGAAGGCCAGCAGCGCCACGTTGGCGGCGTTGAGCATCAGCTCGATGCCCATGAACTGCATGAGCAGCGTGCGCCGCAGCAGCACCGTCGCCAGCCCGATGATGAACAGCAGCAGCGCGACGAGGATGTAGCCCTGCAGGGAACCGCTCAACCAGGCGCCCATCACAGTTCCTTTTTCGTCAAGGCCACGGCGCCCACCATGGCGGCCAGCAGCAGCAGGCCGATGATTTCAAAACCCAGCAGGTAGTGCCTGAATATTTCATCGCCAACCCGGAGCAGGTCCATGCCGGCCGCAGGACGGCCAGCGTCGTTGAGCTCCGCCAGGGACCTGGATCCTGCCACGACACGGAAGGCAAAAGCGCCCAGAACCGCGATCAGGGATGCGCCGACCCAGCGTTGGAGGGGCCGCGGCTGGACCGCCGCCTCTTCCTCGTGGGAGTTCAAAAGCATGATGGTGAAGAGCACCAGCACCATGATGGCGCCGCTGTAGACGATGATCTGCAGCGCCGCGGCCACCGGATTGGAGAGCATCAGGAAGAGCCCCGCGACGCCGAAAAAGGTGAGCACCATGCAGAGCCCGGCCACGATGACATTCTTCTGCCTGAACATGGCGAGCGCGCCAAGGATCGTGATCAGAGCAAACAACAAGAACATGCTCGGCTCCTATGCCGGATCGGAGGGTTGGCCGGATTGGCCTGAAGCGGGGCGTGAAGGTGTCGCCGGGCTCTCCTGGCCCTGGGTCAGCCGGGCCTTGCCATCCGCCTCGGCGTAGGTGTTGATGAGGTCCCATTTGCCGAAGTTCATGCTGACCCGGTCGTAGGCCGCCAGTTCGTACTCGTTGCGCAGCCAGATCGCGTCCTTGGGGCAGGCTTCTTCGCACATGCCGCAGTAGATGCAGCGCAGCATGTCGATTTTGAAGGCGGCGGGGCGCTTCTCCTCGAAGCCTTGGGTGAAGTTCAATTCGCTGAATTCCTCGGCCTCGATGCTGATGCAGCGGGCGGGGCAGGCTTCCTGGCACATGAAGCAGGCCACGCACTTGATGGCGCCGTCCTCGAACCGCTTCAGCTCGTGAAGGCCGCGGTAGCCGGCGGGCAGCGTCTTCTTCATGTCCGGATACTGGATCGTGAAGCGCTTTGAAGTCGGGGTCGCGATCTGCTTCAGGAAGTGCCGGAAGGTGATGAGCATGCCCTGGGCGATGGGCCACACATAGCTCCGGTCCAGCCAGGACAGTTCGACTTTCTTGACGATGACGCCCATTAGATCCCTCCCCGCGTCATCCACCAGGCATTCCAGATGAGGTTCACCATCGAGAGGGGCAGCAGGACTTTCCAGCCCAGGAACATGAGCTGGTCGTACCGGAAGCGCGGCAGGGTCCATCGCACCCACACGAAGACCCACAGGAGGAACAGCAGCTTGACCAGGAAGGACAGGATCGTCAGCAGCACCGGGGCTTCCGGCATGAAGGGCACGGACCAGCCGCCGAGGTAGAGCGTCGTGATGAGCCCCGAGGCGGAGATCATGTGGGCGTATTCGGAAAGGGCGATCAGCGCGAATTTCATGGAGCCGTATTCGTTGTGGAAGCCCACGATCTCCGCTTCCCCTTCGGCGAAGTCGAAGGGCAGCCGGTTGCTCTCGGCGAACATGCAGGTGAAGAAGACCAGGAATCCCAAAGGCTGGCGCCAGAAATACCAGCCGCCCGCCATCTGGTCCTTGATGATCTCGGACGGATCATAGCCGCCGACCCGCATGAAGATCGCCAGCACCGCCAGGCCCAGGGCGATCTCGTAGCTCACCATCTGCGCGCTGGCGCGCATGCCGCCCAGGATGGCCCATTTGTTGTTGCTGCTCCAGGCCGCCACCAGGATGCCGTAGACCGCCACGGCGCCGATGGCCAGGGGAAAGAGCATGCCCATGCCGTTGCCGGGTTCCAGAACGCTCAGATGGTACGGCATGCCTTGATAGGTGAAACTGCGACCGAAGGGAATGATCGCGAAACCGATCAGCGCCGGCACGAAGGCCAGCACCGGCGCGAGCCAGAAGAGGCTCTTGGTCACGTGGGGCGGGACCTGGTCCTCCTTGAAGAAGAACTTGATGCCGTCCGCCACGAGCTGGGGCAATCCGAGGAGCTGCCAACGGCCGAACAACAGGGCCCGGTTGGGCCCGATGCGGTCCTGCAGCATGGCGCTGCCCCGGCGTTCCACCCAGGTCCAAAGGGATCCGATTCCCATGACGGCGCTGAATACTATTAGAACCTTCAACAAGGTCCAGATCGTCACGGCCGATAGGCCTGTCAGATGGGCAACCGATTCCATGCAAGGCTTCCGCTGGCGGGAGAAAAATCCCTTCCCAGACCTTAGCAGGGCTTAGGAGCCGTTACGAAACAACCAGTGCTTTTCTGGGTGGTTCGTTACGGCTCCTTATGCCGGTGCGCCATCGAAATGACAAGGCTTTTCTTAAAAAAACGGCTTAGGCCGCGGCTCTAGGGAGTGACGTGGAGCACAAATGGATTGACGCCCTTTCGGGCCCTGGGATAGGGAATCCCTATCCTTTGCCCTGGGTGTCCGCTTTGGCCCAGGAATCCTTCAGGGCCACGGTGCGGTTGAAGACCGGGGCGCTGGGCTTCGCGTCGGCGTCCACGCAGAAATAGCCCAGGCGCTCGAACTGGAAGCGTTCGCCGGCCCCGGCGGCCCCCAGGCCGGCCTCCACTTTGGCGGCGCAGACCGTCAGGGATTCCGGGTTGAGCGTGTCGCGCCAGTCGCCGCCTTCGGGGACGTCCATCGGATTCTCGGCCGTGAAAAGCCGGTCGTACAGCCGCACTTCCGCATCGACGGCATGGGCGGCGGAAACCCAGTGCAACGTGCCTTTCACCTTGCGTCCGTCCGGCGCATCGCCGCCGAGGGAGGCCGGGTCCCAGGTGCAGCGCAGCTCAACCACATCGCCATTGGCATCCTTGACGACCTCCCCGCAACGGACCAGGCAGGCGCCCTTCAACCGCACCTCGGCGCCTGGGGCCATCCGGAACCACTTCTTGGGCGGGACTTCCTCGAAGTCCTCGCGTTCGATGTACACCTCCCGGGCGAGCTTCAGCTTCCGCGTTCCATGCGCGGGATCGGGGTGGTTGGCCACTTCCAGCTCATGGACCTCATCCTCCCCCATGTTGGTGAGCACCACCTTCAGAGGCCGCAGCACGGCCATGCGGCGCTGGGCGGTCTTCTCCAGATCCTCGCGGATGGCGAATTCCAATAGGCCCACGTCCGTCAGGCTGTCGCGCTTGGCCACGCCCACCCGCTCGGCGAAGTTCCGCAGCGAGGCCGGTGTGAAGCCGCGCCTCCGCAATCCGCAGATGGTCGGCATCCGGGGATCGTCCCAGTGCCGCACATGGCCTTCCTGCACCAGCAGCAGCAGGCGGCGCTTGCTCATGACCGTGTAGGTCAGGTTGAGCCGGGCGAATTCGATCTGGCGGGGCAGCGGCCGCTGGAAGAACTTTCCCTCGGTGTCCTGCTCCAGGAACCACTCGTAGAGCGGCCGGTGGTCCTCGAATTCCAGCGTGCAGATGGAGTGGGAGATGGCTTCGATGGCGTCGGACACGCCATGGGCGTAGTCGTAGAGCGGGTAGATGAGCCAGGCGTCGCCGGTGCGGTGGTGGCGGGAGCGGCGGATGCGGTACATGAGCGGATCCCGCAGATTCATATTGCCGCTCTGCATATCGATCTTGGCGCGCAGCACCTTCGCCCCGTCCTCGAATTCCCCGGCCTTCATGCGGCGGAAGAGGTCCAGATTCTCTGCGGCCGAACGCGTCCTGTAGGGGCTGTCCTTGCCCGGCACATGGAAATTGCCCCGGTACTCGCGGATTTCTGCTTCCGACAAATCGCACACATAGGCCTTGCCCGACTGGACCAGGTACTCGGCGTAGTCATAGAGCTTCTGGAAATAATCCGAAGCGTAGAACTCGCCCGCCCACTTGAAACCCAGCCATTCCACATCCTCGCGGATGGAATCCACGTATTCCACGTCTTCCTTCGTGGGGTTCGTGTCGTCAAACCGCAGGTTCGTGGCGCCGCCGTACCGCGTCGCCAATCCGAAATTCAGGCAGATGGATTTCGCATGGCCGATGTGGAGGTACCCGTTGGGTTCCGGCGGGAAGCGCGTGAGCACGCGGCCCGCGTGCTTTTCCGATGCGAGATCGGCCTCGACGATGTCTTCGATGAAATTGAGCGGGCGGGAATCAGGAGATTCGGACATGGTAGCCACCAAAAGATTAAGGACTACCGCCAAGGCGCCAAGGCCGCCAAGAAAAGAACAATATTTTTCTTTTCTTGGCGTCTTGGCGTCTTGGCGGTGAAAGATTTTTTTATATCCACTTCGAAACCCTTGCCACGACTTCATCTCGTCCCAGCAGCATCAGCGTGTCGAAGATCGGCGGGCTGACGGGTTTCCCGCAAAGGGCCACGCGCAGGGCCTGGGCCAGGTCCTTGAGCTTGAGGCCACGCTGTTCGAGGATGGCGTTGAAACCCGCATGCAGCGCCTCGCTGCTGTAGTCGCCGAGGGCGCAAAGGTCACGCAAGGCCGGCTTCACGGATTCAGTGATGAACTTCGCCGCGGCGGCCTCGTCGAAGGCGGCGGGCGGCGCCCAGGCGAATTCCAGGAAGCCCGCCATCTCCACCAGCGACTTGCCCTTCTGGGTGCACTGGATGGCGAGGGCTTTCCATTCATCGGGCTTCGCGTTCCAGGCTTCGGGAAGGAAGGGCCTGAAATGAGGCTCGATCTCCTGCCAGGTGGCGCGCTGGATGAGCTTCTGGTTCATCCAGTTGAGCTTGTCCATGTCGAAGCGGGCGGGGCTCTTCTGGATGTCGCCGAGATCGAAGAGCTGGATCATTTCGTCGTCTGTGAGCAATTCCTCTTCCACCGTGTCGATGGCGCGGCCGTCGATCTTGGGCGTCCAGGAGAGCCGCGCCAGGGCCAGCCGGACGGCCGAGGGCAGGAAGCCCATCTGCTGGTACTCGGTGATGCTGGTGGCGCCGTGGCGCTTGCTGAGCTTCGCGCCGTCCTTGCCCAGGATCATGGGGACGTGGGCGAAGGCCGGGGCCTCATAGCCCATGGCGTGGTAGAGCGCGATCTGCTTGGGCGTGTTGGCCACGTGGTCGTCGCCGCGGATGACGTGGCTCACTTCCATGTCCGTGTCGTCCACCACCACGCAGAAGTTGTAGGTTGGGGTGCCGTCGGTGCGGGCGATGATCCAGTCGTCCAGGCTGGAGGCGGGAAAGCGCAGATCGCCCTTGATGAGATCCCGCAGGACGATGTCGCCCTGCTCGAGCCAGGGCTCGGCGCCCAGCGGCATCTTCAGGCGGATGGAAGCGGGCTGGCTGCCGTCGTGGCCAGCGTCGCGGCAGCGGCGGTCGTACTGGAAGATCTTTCCGGCCTTTTCGGCTGCGGCCCGGCGCTCGTCCAGCTCCTCTTTGGTGCAGCGGCAGCGGTAGGCCTTGCCTTCGGCCAGCAGCTTCTGGATGGCGGGCTTGTAGTGGCTCTCCATGCGCTGCATCTGGCGGTAGGGACCGTGGGGGCCGACCCATTTCGTGGGATCGCCTGCCACCGGACCCTCGTCCCAGCGCAGGCCGCACCATTCCATGCCTTCTTCGATGATGCGGATGTTGTCGTCGGTGCTGCGGGTGAGGTCCGTGTCCTCCACGCGGAGGATGAAGGTGCCTCCGTGCTTGCGGGCGAAGAGCCAGCAGAACAGCGCGGTTCGGACTCCTCCGATATGGAGCATCCCGGTCGGGGAGGGAGCGAAACGCGTGACGACTCGGCGGGACATGGGGGCCTCGGGGATCAATAGCGAAAGGGGCGGGCCGAAGCCCGCCCCCTATCGTGCGTTGGTGCGCAAGCTGTGCGGATTAGTTGGCGGCGCCGGCTTTCTGGGCTTCGGCCATGGCGGCCTCGTACTCGGCCTGGAGGCGCTGGGCGTTGCTGATGGCGAACTTGTAGACGTATTCAAAGCGATCCGCGCCCTTGGTGAGGCCGATGATCACTTCAAAGACGCCCTCGGCGCCCACTTCGAAGGGGCTGGCGATGACATTGAAGGTGCCTTCCTTGGCGCCTTCGGGGATCTGCACGTCGCTGTCGCGGATGATGTCCTTGCGCTCGCCGTTCGGGCTCACGACCGAGAAGCTGAACTTGAACTGGCCGTCCATGCGGGAGAATTTGCTGAAAAAGCAGACCTTGGGAAGGACGAAGGGGATTTCGGGAACCACGATGTGGTGGTCGTAGAGGCCCATGAGCGAGGTCTTGCCGCCCATTTCCTGCCGGATGTCATCGCAAAGGAGGGTGAATTCGTGCTTGGGGGCCTTGATTTGAACTTCTTGCATGGACGCTCCATTGATGTGGTGGGGAGGTGGATGAGGTCAACAAAAGTTGAAGAAGTAGTTTATCTCCGAAGCGCCCGCCTTTCTAGCTAAGGTTTTTTCATGACTCATCGCCGCCTCGCCCGCCTCCTGCATGCCTGTTTCACACTCTGCTTCGCCGGGTTGCTGGGGGCCGGGGCGTTATTCGCACAGGAGTTGAAACTTCAGGTACTTGGCACCACGGATCTGCACGGGCATGTGCTGCCCCAGGACACCTATTCCCTGCAGCCGAGGAACAAGGGCTGGGCCAAGCTGGCCACGCTCATCCGGCAGGCCAAGGCCGAGAACCCCAATTCGGTGCTCATCGACAGCGGGGACACGATCGAGGGGGAACCCGTCAATTACGTCCGGACCCGGCTGCGGCCGGATATGGCGGAACCGTCCATCGCGGTGATGAACGCGCTGGGTTTTTCGGCGATGGCCATCGGCAACCACGATTTCAATTGGGGCCTGGATGCGCTTCGGGCGGTCGAGAAGCAGGCCAGGTTCCCGTTGCTTTCCGCGAACACGGTCCTGGCCAAAGGCGGCAAGGGCGCGTTCACGCCTTGGACCAAGGTGAACATCGGCGGAGCCACCGTGGTCATCGTGGGTTTCACCACGCCTGGGATTCCCCATATGGAGGAGCCCGGGAACTACGCGGGATTGGCCTTCCAGGACATTGTGGAAAGCGCCAAGGCCCTGGTTCCGCGACTGAGGGAAAAAGAAAAGGCGGACGTCATCATCGTCACGATGCATTCCGGGCTGGGCGCTCTGCCGGGGCAGGCCGGCGATGAGAACAGCGCGCTCCGGCTGGCGGACCAGGTGCCTGGCATCGACCTGATCCTCACCGGCCACACCCATGCGCCCATCAGCAGCCAGCACAAGGGGGTCCCCATCCTCCAGGCGGCGGCCCATGGCCGCGCGCTGGCGGTGGCGGATCTCACCCTGCAAAAAAGCCAGGGGCGATGGCGGGTGGCAGCCGTCCGCGGCCGCCTTGTGGAACCAGCCGACGACACGCCTCTGGACGCGCAGGTCCTGGAATTGACAGCCTCCCTGCGGACCGCCACCGATACCTACTTGAACACCGCAGCCACGAACCTGTTCACGGATCTGGACGGACGCTGGTGCCGCCTGGAGGACACGCCTCTGGCGCAGCTCCTCCACACCGTCCAGCGCCAGGCCACCGGAGCCCAGCTTTCGGTGGTGAGTTGGACCAGCGCCGGCATCTTCATTCCGGCCGGCCCCACCTCCGTCCGGCAGTTCTACAGCCTGCAGCCCTATGAAAACCAGGTGGCGCGCATCCGCATCTCCGGCAAGCAGCTCCGCCTGTACCTGGAATTCGCGGCGAGGGCCTATAACTTCAGCCACGAGCCAGAGCTCTTCAACAAGGCGGTGCCTTTCTATGAGGTGGACCAGATTGATGGCTGCGCCTACGCCCTGGACCTGTCCCAGCCTGCGGGGAAACGCGTGAAGAATCTCAGCTTCCAGGGGCGGCCCGTCCAGGAGGATCAGACTTTTTCCCTGGCGCTCAGCACGTACCGGCTGCGGGGCGGAGGCGGCTACATGGCCGCCATCGGATTCACAGGGCAGCCGGAATCCATCACGCCTGAGCTCGCCCGCAACCTGCTCCTGAGCTACGTGCTCAGCCGCCCCAGCCTGGCCCTGGCGCCCACTCACGCCTGGCGGACCATCCCGGCCCTGGACCGGGAGCGGATCATGCAGCAGGCCAGGTGACCCCCGCCTCGCCCTCCGCGCCGGACAGCCTACCTGATCGGCACGAAAACCAATCCGCCGCCCGGTTTCATGAGCACGGCTTCGGTTTCGATCACCCCGATGAGCTTGTGGTCCTCGGTGACCCCTGTCGGGAGGAATTCGGCGCTGCCCGCCGATAGATCCAGGCGCGCGAGCAGGAGCCCGGCCTTCTTTTCATTCGGAACCTGCGAGGCGGGCACGGAGGCCATCACCACGGATTTGCCCATCCACCAGCCAAGCGCGCCGCGCTCCTTGCCACGCAGGGACAGCGTTGGCGCCGCGACATTGTTCTGGGTGAATACAGTCTCGCCAAGGGGGGTGCCCTTGTTTCCATCGAAAGACAACAAGGAGAGGCTGGCGCCATTCGTCAGCATCACGTTGCCATCCTCAGAGACGATGAGCCTGTCCGCTGAGGC comes from Holophagaceae bacterium and encodes:
- the nuoK gene encoding NADH-quinone oxidoreductase subunit NuoK, with protein sequence MGAWLSGSLQGYILVALLLFIIGLATVLLRRTLLMQFMGIELMLNAANVALLAFARFRGGDVTGTVFYLFILGVAACEAAIGLALVIALFRHRKTTDADRADSLRQ
- the nuoL gene encoding NADH-quinone oxidoreductase subunit L; translated protein: MQKIAWLIPILPLLGSAFNGLIGKKAGKKAVSIVGVGTVAASFLFALWVFFAMKAAPGQRLELVYGTWMATGSLTVPFGLTIDPLSGTMMLVVTGISALIHLYSVGYMADEEGYARYFCYLNLFVFFMLTLVLGNSLPLLFVGWEGVGLCSYLLIGYAFETEVAPAAGLKAFLFNRTGDMGMAIGMMALFALFGTLTIGDILNQAGHMHAEAGFGVLTFATLMLFVGATGKSAQIPLYLWLPDAMAGPTPVSALIHAATMVTSGIYMICRLAPVFGLTPITMTTIAWIGGLTALLAATIGLVQRDIKKVLAYSTVSQLGYMFLGLGSAGFAAGFFHVFTHAWFKALLFLGAGAVIHAMHHEQDLFRMGGLKEKLPITFWTMLIATLCIMGIPGFSGFFSKDEILYLAFLKSPALWAIGLIAACCTAFYMARLMALAFLGEPRDPHAFEHAHEAPATMTLPLVVLAAGAVAAGFWGIPKVLGGTFAIEHWLEPALTFGRAEAETGSVHEGPAMLLMGISVAAAVGFGFFGWSLYKDGTEKSERLAARFPGAHTILLNKYFLDELVEGYLLRPTRWFGNVLWKLFDVILIDGIGVNLPGALTRVAGDFTALLQTGRVRNYVLSMGLGVLALLYIFLK
- a CDS encoding glutamine--tRNA ligase/YqeY domain fusion protein; translation: MSESPDSRPLNFIEDIVEADLASEKHAGRVLTRFPPEPNGYLHIGHAKSICLNFGLATRYGGATNLRFDDTNPTKEDVEYVDSIREDVEWLGFKWAGEFYASDYFQKLYDYAEYLVQSGKAYVCDLSEAEIREYRGNFHVPGKDSPYRTRSAAENLDLFRRMKAGEFEDGAKVLRAKIDMQSGNMNLRDPLMYRIRRSRHHRTGDAWLIYPLYDYAHGVSDAIEAISHSICTLEFEDHRPLYEWFLEQDTEGKFFQRPLPRQIEFARLNLTYTVMSKRRLLLLVQEGHVRHWDDPRMPTICGLRRRGFTPASLRNFAERVGVAKRDSLTDVGLLEFAIREDLEKTAQRRMAVLRPLKVVLTNMGEDEVHELEVANHPDPAHGTRKLKLAREVYIEREDFEEVPPKKWFRMAPGAEVRLKGACLVRCGEVVKDANGDVVELRCTWDPASLGGDAPDGRKVKGTLHWVSAAHAVDAEVRLYDRLFTAENPMDVPEGGDWRDTLNPESLTVCAAKVEAGLGAAGAGERFQFERLGYFCVDADAKPSAPVFNRTVALKDSWAKADTQGKG
- a CDS encoding bifunctional metallophosphatase/5'-nucleotidase encodes the protein MTHRRLARLLHACFTLCFAGLLGAGALFAQELKLQVLGTTDLHGHVLPQDTYSLQPRNKGWAKLATLIRQAKAENPNSVLIDSGDTIEGEPVNYVRTRLRPDMAEPSIAVMNALGFSAMAIGNHDFNWGLDALRAVEKQARFPLLSANTVLAKGGKGAFTPWTKVNIGGATVVIVGFTTPGIPHMEEPGNYAGLAFQDIVESAKALVPRLREKEKADVIIVTMHSGLGALPGQAGDENSALRLADQVPGIDLILTGHTHAPISSQHKGVPILQAAAHGRALAVADLTLQKSQGRWRVAAVRGRLVEPADDTPLDAQVLELTASLRTATDTYLNTAATNLFTDLDGRWCRLEDTPLAQLLHTVQRQATGAQLSVVSWTSAGIFIPAGPTSVRQFYSLQPYENQVARIRISGKQLRLYLEFAARAYNFSHEPELFNKAVPFYEVDQIDGCAYALDLSQPAGKRVKNLSFQGRPVQEDQTFSLALSTYRLRGGGGYMAAIGFTGQPESITPELARNLLLSYVLSRPSLALAPTHAWRTIPALDRERIMQQAR
- a CDS encoding NADH-quinone oxidoreductase subunit I, giving the protein MGVIVKKVELSWLDRSYVWPIAQGMLITFRHFLKQIATPTSKRFTIQYPDMKKTLPAGYRGLHELKRFEDGAIKCVACFMCQEACPARCISIEAEEFSELNFTQGFEEKRPAAFKIDMLRCIYCGMCEEACPKDAIWLRNEYELAAYDRVSMNFGKWDLINTYAEADGKARLTQGQESPATPSRPASGQSGQPSDPA
- the nuoH gene encoding NADH-quinone oxidoreductase subunit NuoH, whose translation is MESVAHLTGLSAVTIWTLLKVLIVFSAVMGIGSLWTWVERRGSAMLQDRIGPNRALLFGRWQLLGLPQLVADGIKFFFKEDQVPPHVTKSLFWLAPVLAFVPALIGFAIIPFGRSFTYQGMPYHLSVLEPGNGMGMLFPLAIGAVAVYGILVAAWSSNNKWAILGGMRASAQMVSYEIALGLAVLAIFMRVGGYDPSEIIKDQMAGGWYFWRQPLGFLVFFTCMFAESNRLPFDFAEGEAEIVGFHNEYGSMKFALIALSEYAHMISASGLITTLYLGGWSVPFMPEAPVLLTILSFLVKLLFLLWVFVWVRWTLPRFRYDQLMFLGWKVLLPLSMVNLIWNAWWMTRGGI
- a CDS encoding NADH-quinone oxidoreductase subunit J, translated to MFLLFALITILGALAMFRQKNVIVAGLCMVLTFFGVAGLFLMLSNPVAAALQIIVYSGAIMVLVLFTIMLLNSHEEEAAVQPRPLQRWVGASLIAVLGAFAFRVVAGSRSLAELNDAGRPAAGMDLLRVGDEIFRHYLLGFEIIGLLLLAAMVGAVALTKKEL
- a CDS encoding glutamate--tRNA ligase; the protein is MSRRVVTRFAPSPTGMLHIGGVRTALFCWLFARKHGGTFILRVEDTDLTRSTDDNIRIIEEGMEWCGLRWDEGPVAGDPTKWVGPHGPYRQMQRMESHYKPAIQKLLAEGKAYRCRCTKEELDERRAAAEKAGKIFQYDRRCRDAGHDGSQPASIRLKMPLGAEPWLEQGDIVLRDLIKGDLRFPASSLDDWIIARTDGTPTYNFCVVVDDTDMEVSHVIRGDDHVANTPKQIALYHAMGYEAPAFAHVPMILGKDGAKLSKRHGATSITEYQQMGFLPSAVRLALARLSWTPKIDGRAIDTVEEELLTDDEMIQLFDLGDIQKSPARFDMDKLNWMNQKLIQRATWQEIEPHFRPFLPEAWNAKPDEWKALAIQCTQKGKSLVEMAGFLEFAWAPPAAFDEAAAAKFITESVKPALRDLCALGDYSSEALHAGFNAILEQRGLKLKDLAQALRVALCGKPVSPPIFDTLMLLGRDEVVARVSKWI